The genomic DNA CCCCTTTGCCACAGGGCATGCACAAGGCCATGGTTTGTCAAATGCAAGACACCCAGAATGACTTCCAGCCTCAGACAGTGAGAATCAGGGGCAGTGAGGCTGCAGGGCCCGATGGCTCTAAGAAGAAGAAGGGCACAGCGAAGTCGGGGCGGAGAGGGAGGCCATCAGGGACCACAAAGTCAGCTGGTTACCGTACAAGTACTGGGCGTCCACTTGGGACAACTAGAGCAGCTGGATTCAAAACCAGCCCAGGGAGGCCCCTTGGTACCACCAAAGCAGCAGGATATAAGGTCAGCCCTGGCAGGCCCCCCGGCAGCATCAAGAGTCTAGCTCGGCTCAAGAAGCTGGAGTTTGGTTGTGACAGTGCCAAGAAAATTGACTTTAGCAACTGTAGTGTTCCCAAGAAACTAGACTTCACTGGCTGTGATGTTCCACCTTTTCCATACACCATGATGGAGAAAAGACCCCTCTGTGAGCCCAGTGCCAAGGTGGATGAAAGCAGCCAATAGTTTTGCAGCTTTCTCTCCAGTgcttgaaaaacatttcagtgCATGAGCAAGAAGATGCTTAGGAAAACATTTCTCCCAAATTGTCAGGATGGGGTGGGGGGAGAACTTTTTGCCATTTAGAAATGGCTCTGATTGTTTGTACAGTGTTTGACATTGTCTTCATCCTCTCATAATAAATGACTGAATTAGTAGTATGTTATTCCAGTTTGGCAGACATGCATGCATGAATTTATCACACCAATCAGTATAagcaaaaatgtattcatcagTTTGTTGTCAAACCTCACTAGAGAGTGAACCTTTTTTTCCCTCAAGCATTTCGTTCCTGATGTGtgacttgttttcttttttctgcttTAACATTTCTATGGCCGGGTTCTTGTGACATTTtctacatttataaaaaattcCCTTTTAGTACAAACAGCAAATCAAATTTGTGCTAAGCATAATTATGTGGATGTATAGTTGTCCTTTCTGTGTTGTCCAGTTCaatatgtgttttattttgtgataTCCTGCATCATACCTAAAACGGGGAACACTGCGATTCTTTTTTAATTAGCTTGAACTGATAAAACTCAATACATAATATCCTTTTGAACACGGTATTTGTTATTTCTGCACTTTGTGAATATAGTTTTGATTATGTATTGTAACAGCCTGTTTTTGTCCCCAAATTCACTTGATAAACAGATTGACATGTATGTTACGCTGTTtattatggagaaaaaaaaatacataatgaaACCGTAAAAATGCTTTGTGGTATATGTAATAAATGCTAATGTGCTGTATGtgaaaccaaaataaaacaaagaaattgtcTTTTCCACGCCACCATTTCCTGTCAAAATCGAAAGCATGCAATTCTCCCTGTAGGCACAAGAGGGCACGTGTCCTCAGACAATAGTAATCACCTTGTAATAATACCTTTATTTACCCTCTGTTAAATGAAATTACGGCCTACTCACATACATTGTCATACTCTTTGATGTGTTatgctggtttaaaaaaataataataataaagggcCTTGTTTTAATGTAAACGCTATACAGCTGATCTATTAGGGTGGGTGAATTGGTTATCTATATCGAATCTATCTAATGTTTCTACTGGATCATTCACCCAAAAGGTTAGGCAAACGATACACTTAAAGATCTGAAGCAACAGCCCTCGTAGTTTAATTAAAAACCTGCATAGAGAGGTAAGTTCCTCTGCTGTCAAGCGGCATGTCTCTGAATGTCTTTGTTTGATCTTCAAGGACTGGCCCACTGCACCGAGCCTATTGTGCTCTGTAAATTCGCGTGTTTATGGATATGTATCAATTTGATCTACAATATGCGCACCAAATCCTTATTAGTGTTATGTGAGGGCGAGCCGGAAGACGATTACGGAGATTTTAATCGGAGCAAACCCCGATTTTTACTGACTCCTTTATCTTGGTTTCCTGAGCGCCTAGCGGCCTGTTTCCTCATGTCAGAGGACTCTGGAAAGGCAACATGGCGCACGGAGTTTGATTTGACCGGGGAGGCCGTGTGGCTGTTGGCGCATTGCAATCATTTTGTATTCTCGATCTTCcatcgccacacacacacacacacacacacatacacacacacgtacacaggcCTGCAGTAGAGTTAAGCTCAGAAACAATGGGACAGACGCGCAGAAATGGGGCAATAttttttgaaaacgggtcattCATTCATCTGTGGTTACTATGTCATATCTGTTTAATAAATACCACTGACTACTAAAACTTCACCTGGATGTGCATGCGCGCGCACGTGCATGTTtgagtgcgtgcgtgcttgtgtgcgCGTGTGGAGGGTGAGTGTCACGGCCCTATGCAGACGGGGGGTTGGGTAGCAGTGCCGATTGGTTGCTGCTCACCAACACAGTCAGTCTGGGCTTGTTTTAACATAACCGGGGGCACTTCGACAgcaggcaaaaaaaaatcatgtagtAAATAAGCTGCTGTGGCTGCTAGGGGACCGGTTATGGCACAGTGAATTTCGCCGCTGTATGATGTTGCAGCGTAATGGAGATTTACttgttattttgtatttaaggTGACAGTTTTTAGGGGGCCGCCGCTGATGaggcgatgaagtgcagagaaTGAGAGCTGTGCCTTGGCCTACTGCTAGTGCTGCTGCAGCTGGGATTGTGCAGATCCGCTTTCACAAACCGAGAAAAATATTCGCTTTGTGCCACATTATCAAACATCCGCTGTTGGTTTCTCTGTGGCCGATTTCCAAATGGTGAGTTTTTTGCGTTTTTCCACGTGTTCAGAGTGTTGTGAACTTAATGCCGATCAACCCTTTTTTTGTGAGTTAATAGTAGCTTCCTATGTCGGTGTGTGGCTGTAGCTTGTTTGTGTGAGCCACTCACTGTGTTTCTGTGATGGCTCAGTGTCACCACCTCTACTACAGCCTCAGCGCTCCTTCATTGACTGTACTAGTCAGCGATCGCCATGACCCACAGACATCAGACAAAGCGGTAGCTTACTATTTTCTCATAGTTTGTGAATGAAATGTTTCAAAGGAACGGATCAGCGgctgtgttctgtgtttttttcttgttcagTCCGACCGGCCTCTAGTATGGAGGCCATGCGATGTCGGCTTAttagtgtgtgagagtgtgtgtgtgtgtgcacgcacagTTCATGGCTGGTAGGTTCCTTCTGTTTGTGTTTACTCGATATTCGATTGTCGCTCTATTTCCGCAACGTTTTTATTTGTCTGTCAGTCAGcatgctttattttatttacagtagcctacaagtcTCATTAACTCTCACAGATTATAGTTTGTGAGAAACTTAAATGGCACATTTTCCCTCGTCTAAcctgcttctttttttatttgacaggatATAACCATGACAACATGAATCAGTCATACAGACCGGCTGTAAGGGGAGGCTCAGTGTTTGGCTCAGGCCAGCCAGAGCAGAGGCCCCGCAATGGTCTTGTGGGCACTTCCTATGGAAACCAATGTGGCATTGTGAGACGTGGGTCAGACCAACCGTCAGCCGGGCAGCAGCCATCCTCTAGCCTCAAACAGCCAGCTGTACTGGGGTACAGTCAGCCAGACCGATCTCACTGCTACAGCCCGCTGAAGAGGCAGCAGGACCAGAGCACTGTGGTCAACAGGCCTGACCTAGAGAGGGACCTCCATCCTAGGAATCACTTGCACTGTGCAAGCCCAATCAGTGATGATGGTGAGTTTGAGGCACCGTCAGTCCAGCTGCCTCCTTCTCCAAGCAATGAGGATATGGATCCCTTTGAGACTCTGCAGGACGTGAACAGAAATGGCTTCTCCCCTCACAGTCCTGACAGCATGGAGCGCTGTTCTCCCATCCCCAATGGCTACCTGCATTTTGAGAGCACCCTGTTTGACAGCAGTGACATcaaggaggaggatgaggacaGGGAGGACAGTAGTAGTGAGGACATGGCGCCTTTTCACCACTCGCCAAAGTTGAGTCAGGACCGAACTGTGACTGACTATAAGACTTCAAGCAGCTCAGGGGTGGATAAAAGAACATACAAACCTACTGTCTTTAACCTAATGTCCAAAACTATATCTGAACTCAACCCTACACTAAGCCCCAGCGCACTGCCAGAAATCACTATGAGAGATGGGTGGAGCTTGGGTGAGGAATCAGACAGTGATGGTGAACTTACCTCTCCTGTTGACCCTGGACTTAGTTCACCAGCTGGTACCAACTCAAATGTGAGTCTGCAACACCTGGGATACTTACTTTATCTTTACCTCTGTACAACCAAGGCTACATGATGTTGTCAAAGATTATCTTGGTTATGTATTTCCACTGagaaaggcagtatgaatgccCATGCGCTGAAGTGATAACTAAGTAATAATTTGATTGAACCTGGACCACCTGCCTGCTACCAGCTGTAGACCTGTAACAAAGCCATGCTAAGTATAATTTTATCGATCTTTTAGAAATGTATTGGACCATGTGTAAAATATgaacacaaaacaacagaacAGTCAACAATCAGTGCTAACACAATAGACAATACAGGTTCCTAACAGTGTAAATATTATATTGGGATGCAAAGGTAAATAATGCAAAATATGATCTCATCTTGTAATCTGCTATTACTCAAAAATGTCTGAATGAATTTTGATTTGATACTCATGATATACAATACCACCGTTTTGTGTATGAGAtattaaagtatttttattGTCCTGGTTAGTCCAACAGCCCAAAGAAAAGGCCTCTTCCTGCAGTAAAATACGTGGAAGGGGACTTGGTGTGGGCTAAATTCAACAGACGGCCCTGGTGGCCCTGCCACATCACCTGTGACCCAGACCAGGCGATCTACACTAAGATGAAAGGTGAGGTTTCAATTATAAAGACTAGTGAAGGAGAGGAGGTTTGATTAAAATATGGATTTTTATAGTCAAATTGTTTCCCACAACTCAACCTTTACCTGACTGGTTTACACCAACCAAACAaattatactgtgtgtgtgtgtgtgtgtgtgtgtgtgtgtgtgtgtgtgtgtgtgtgtgtgtgtgtgtgtgtgtgtgtgtgtgtgtgtgtgtgtgtgtgtgtgtgtgtgtgtgttgtgtgtgtgtgtgtgtgtgtgtgtgtgtgtgtgtgtgtgtgtgtgtaaggtatTTAATAAATTGAccgttattttttattttgcttcagTTCCCAGTCCCCGTCCTTGTCGGATGTATTTCCTGGAGACGATTGGGGAGATTGTAGAAGGTGCCTGGGTCCCCGGGAATGCCATACTTTCTTTTGAAGGAGGCCATCAGTTTGAAGACCTGCCTGTGCTAAGACGGAGAGGGAAGCAGAAGGAGAAAAACTACAAATATACGGTAAGTTCATGAAATtacttaaatataaaatataaataaataatatgaaatatcaCATAATGTTATTGTGAACACTATTTTGAATGTTATTTCTGTTCTTGGCAGATACCCAAAAGTTTACTCACTGCATGGAAAGTCAGTGTGGCAGAAGCTGAGGTTCTGCTCCCAGAGCGACAAAGGAATACTGAAAGCGTGCTTTCAGTATCTGTCAACGGAGAGGAGCGTGTGCCTAGCCCACTCCCTACTGAAAAGCCACAGGAGgccccctctgtctctgtggatCCTGGTCGATCCCCATCACCCAATATGGCCCCTAACGGAAATAAGCACAATCTCATAAAAAACTCTGCTGCAATTCAATCCAATAAGAGCAAAACTtgtaagaagaaaaagaaatgtttgtCAGACATATTTGGCCATATAGTTGGTGGATCAAAGGAATTATCTACCATCACAAACACGGCGGATCAGTTTCATACAACAACTCGTGCACTAAAAGATGAGCCAAAGGACTCGCCTTATGCAGACCTGGATTCAGTTCCAATACTGCATCGCCCCAAACGCACAGCCGTGTCTGCAATACAGGATATAGACAGATTGTTCAGAAAAGAACAGGGttcaacaaaaactaaaacaaagttTACTGAAATCGTGAACCCTTCTACAGATCCCTGTGAATCTTCTAGCATTTTAACAAATAAATTGACATCTAAAGATACAAATTCTGAACAGAGTTTGGGCAGCTGTAGTGAATTGTCGTACAGTTCAACTGAAAAGCACTCTATGAATCTTCCTGCCAGCAGTCGTCTGATGACGAGGGCTCTGAAAGCAGAGGAAGAGACAGATCTCAAAGATGCCCTGGCCACAAGCCAAATCTCAACAAATGCCCTCACTGATGAGTGTCTTGACAATACACCTACTGATGCACCCATCAAAACTGAAAGGTCTCTGCACTTGGAATCACCAATCCCCATCAGCAACGCGTCATCCTCCACAAATCACAGCTCTGTAAAAAGACGTGCAAGGAAGCCTGATAAGAAACAAATTCGTAATGGCTCATTGATAAAGTCTAATTGCGCCGATTCAAGTGCACCCACTGCCCAACCAGTTAAGATCAAGACCGAAAACCCAGATCTATCGTCTTCTACTTCCCCGTCCTCATCTCTGTCTCCAATGGATCCTTTCCAGGATGTCAAGGAACTAATGTTTAAATCTCTTGTGAAGGAGGACAGCAGTGACTCTGAAGTAATAAATTTCCGGCCTGATTCCAATTATAAATTCAGCACCTTCCTGATGCTCCTGAAGGACATGCACGATACCAGAGAACAAGAAGGTAAACCCCTGGCTCTCCCGCCATCGCCAGTCCTCATCAAGGAGGAGCCCCTGGTCATGCCTACTTCTGCAGAAGGAGATCTGATGAAGGGTTCTTTTGATGGTTTAACCAAAGGGATCAAAACAGAGAATGGGAGGTCAGGGAGATCCACAACACCCAAAAACGCAGCGGTGAAAGCCAAGAATAGGACTAAAGCGATCATGACAGCTGGCACCTACCATTGTGAAGACTTTCCTGTTCGCTCTCAGATTGGGAGCTCAGACAAGCAGCGTAGAAAACAAAGGATACCTGCCAAACTGAAACTCAGCATTCCTGGCCTTTCTTCGGACCTCGCTGGTTTGGCTTACGGCAGGGAGTTTGTTAGCGGCCACGCTGACTTAGCTGATCCTAGGTGCTGTCCTCCCGCTGCTGCTGATCCCTCGGCCAGCTACCTCGATAAGAAATCAGGATCCGCAGTGGCTCCAAAGAAGCGCTGGCAGATGGTTGATGGAGCTGCTCAGAATAAGGGCGAAGTTATGAATGAGGTGTCTGCTGAAATGAATGGGTCCTACACCATGAGAGCATCACCAGATCTTGATCTGGGAGTTGAGAAGCAGGCAGAGAATGACTTGCACTTCTCAGAGGCAAGCAGCACAGCCGGTGAGATACAAACTGATGATGGTAAAAGGAGTAGGAAAGTGTTATACCtgtatatttgttgttttgagGCACTTTTTCTTTGCCTTGATCTACTGTGGCTTGGATTGGACCTCATTTGAATGTCACTTTGGACGAAAATGTCTGCCAAATgattaaatgtgtaaatgtattttatgtgcGTTTACACAGGACATTCAGAGAACAAACGTCTCCGGAAACCCACTAAAAGGCTCCTGGAGTCAACTGAGGATTATGAACAAATATTTGTcccaaaaaagaaattaaagaaaCACACCGCAGAATCTTCCAAAATGGTAAGatgttccttttttcttttagtttccAGCAGCTGATAATTAGAACTGGTAATTTATAAAgtgtcattcattcatttggtTCTTGAATATTCTGTGTATTCAAGAAACTAAATTAAATATCAAATTACAGTATTTTTCTCTGTAAACATTAAACTAATCTCCTCGTACTTTAACTAAAGCAGCATAAAGTTGCCTACACATGCTCTGTGGTAAAACTGCTGGCTGTGCCATTTTCTTTCCAATGGGGAGAGCGGTGGAGACAACTAGGAGGAAGCTCTACCCTTGGCCTGGCGCACCGCTCGAAATTGCCACTGGGCGCTGCACTCAAAGttaaaattatttcaactttaacTTCGTCGCCgctgaccttttttttaaagcgaAACCAATGAGCTAAGGAGGTCGCCAGAAGCGGTGATGACGTATACCTGACTTTGCCTCTGAAGTGCCTGCGCTATGCTCTGCGCCCTACCTCGTGGGTGGACGGCTTTAGAATCACGTTTGTACACATTACGTGTGTACAAATAGGTGAATCCTTCCATCATTTATGGTCGTCTTGCTAGGTTATCAAGATGCCATTGCAGAACCAAATAACAACTTTATAGACTTCTCATCTCTTAAAAAAACACGATTGGAACTTGATgctttgtttgcatgtgtgtaccCAGCAGACATCAGGGATGACAGCACACTATGATCTCAGCACCACACCGGAAAGAAATACCTCAGCCTCGTCTTCTGTTGAGCCCACCGAGGCTTCGGCAGAGCAGGaacagagtccacctcagtaTGAACTTTCTCCCGTAGCATTCTCAGTATCTCCAGCCACAACACGACCCTCCCTTGATGCAGAGACAGCAGAAGAAACTGATCCACCTCCTGAATCTGGTAAATAGGTTTTAAGTGTGTCTTTTTACCGATTATTATGTTTAATCCAGCATCAActgtgttgctgtgtgatgtAAACTGGATGACTGGTGTTGCTGGATAGAaggtttaacatttttttttattctgaaataATTATGTTTGTCCCAGGGATGAatacttttacatttaaatatataatgCATTAATTAGTTATTTTTACTTTAGACACAGGGTTGTTGGTCCAAGAAAGAAAGAGGCCAAGGAAGCTGTCGCATAAGGTGCTAGAATGTACCATAGAAGAAGTGTCTGTTGCTCATACAAAGATGAAGGTATGTTGGCATTTAGATGGCAGTGGTGTTCCAACTACTCCAGTTACTGTTTTGGACTAGGAAATGTTGAATTTATTTCACAATCTGTTTGTTTTCTAGGAGCCAAAGCGACACAGTGCAGTTACCTCAGAGGTGAAAGTGTTAGCCAAGAAAACTCAGGTACTACAAAAGCCCAAACTCAAAGCAATCACTATCCTCATATACCGCCaatgatgttaaaaaatatatttaaccaTCCCGTACACAATGAAATCTCACATTGGATAGGTTGAATCTGTGAAAAAAGAGAAGCCTGTACCGAGCACATCCTCTGCCCCTGCTGCTGCCCCCCAGCACTCAGAAAGCAAAGATCTCCCCGTGGTCCTCACTCCAAACAGGCCTCCCAGCCTTCCAGGATCTAAGACCCCCAAGCAGGAGGCTGAGGTGGAGGCCTGCAGCACTGAAGAGAAACAAAATGTACACACTGGAACTCCCAAACCTGAGGTGTGCATGTTGTATTGTTCGGATAATAAGACATTGGTCATCCATCGAAGAGGAAAATAATCTATAGCCTTGTAACCGTTGAGTATCCATTGAGTGTAACAGTATCTCCTTTTCATCTATGTAGGTGCTGTCTGTTAGTTTGAATGACAGCCTCTCTTCTCAAGTGGATGTAAAAGGGAAAACATCCTTAAAGGAGAATGTCTGTCAGGTGAGATAATCTACCagaaagtatatatttttttgctttgtATGGCTTGGCTCCTGACACATCATTTCTTTGTAACGCGTAGATCATCAACATGTTTCtcactgtgtatttgtgtgcgtttgtgcaGGTGTGTGAGAGGACAGGAGACCTGCTGGTGTGTGACGGCCACTGTTATGGAGCCTTTCACCCGCAGTGTATTGGCCTATCAGTGGctcccaaggggaaattcctCTGTCGTGAATGCAACGCTGGTGGGTACACCTTGTGTCTGAATCTGTCACTGTTCATAAAATGTGTGTCCTTATGCACTTCAAAAAACATACGTGTTGCTGTTGCTTTCAGGTGTCCACACATGCTTTGTATGTAAGAAGTCTGATAATGGGGTAAAGCGCTGCATCATACCATTGTGTGGGAAGTTCTACCACATCGACTGTATATTGGCGTACTCAGCGACCCAGCCACATAACAAAGGCTTCCGCTGCCCTTTGCACGTGTGTCTGTCCTGCCACATCACCAACCCTCTCAACATCTGTAGCTCTAAAGGTAAGCTCCACTTTTGCCTGTGGATTTAAACCACAAATGATATCATACCTATGACATGTTAGAAATGGTCTGCAAATATTTGAAGCCATGTTGATTTTACAGCGTCCTACATATCctgatttttaaaatgtttgtttgacctGCTTATCAACAATGTGTATACACTAAGTTGCTAATAGGACGCTCCAATTAGCTTCATCTCATTGTTGTTATCTGACATTCCTGGAGCCCATCAATGCCTTTTGCTGCTTGAGATTTTAAGAATTTCATTCTCTGATATCAATCAGCACACAatgttttagattagattagattcaactttattgtcattgtgcagagtacaagtacaaagacaatgaaatgtagtttgcgtccaaccagaagtgcaaaaatagcataaaagtgcaatgtgatattcaagtatagacaggacaagaaatatagtgcagtgtagactgtagtgtacagttggttataacagaaggtggtttagagtaatataaattaaatataaatgtgtgcagcgtattagcagttaccttataagagcagaataaaaatggctatgtaatatcaacaatgtatgaacaacatatacagatatgtgcaatgtagcagcaataacattataatagtagtacaaataatatagatatatgcagtgtattataTCAACAATGTTGAGTAAGTGTCTCTTCTAAACTTATTATTATAGGGCTTTTTAGCTTTGTGATTTATGTGAGTGGCTCACTGTCTGTAGCAGTGAGCTGTAAATGGAGAGCTATACCTATTATAGTGGCTGTAAGTGATGACTCTTTGGCATCTTTGCTCATGTGTCATTAGAAACCGTGGCAGTAGTCTGAGATGCTTTGCTCATACAACATCCTTGAAACAGCACCTGATGCTGCAATGCAAACAGTGTGTGTCAGCTAGGATTTTGGCAATTTATCCTGGCTCTATAAAACACTTGCTGCACACAGGATTTTGGCTAGGCACCGGCCGCTCAATTCAGTGGATTGAGAGCACTCTGTGTTATCGGGTTATTGTTTATTAACTTCAATTAAATGTCGACATGGGCATGGATTAAGCTGTCTTTGCTCCTGTGTTTTTATTGCAGGTAGGCTGGCTCGTTGTGTACGCTGTCCTGTGGCCTATCATGCTAACGACAACTGTATGGCAGCAGGCAGCTTGGTGCTGGCGAACAACAGTTTCCT from Perca fluviatilis chromosome 10, GENO_Pfluv_1.0, whole genome shotgun sequence includes the following:
- the si:ch1073-44g3.1 gene encoding UPF0461 protein C5orf24 homolog isoform X1, with product MLWLPGEEKKMMHQVTSSNSDFCMSELAEDCHPASHFDLCSTQSNKFYPSPTTPGLQLSLASLAPLPQGMHKAMVCQMQDTQNDFQPQTVRIRGSEAAGPDGSKKKKGTAKSGRRGRPSGTTKSAGYRTSTGRPLGTTRAAGFKTSPGRPLGTTKAAGYKVSPGRPPGSIKSLARLKKLEFGCDSAKKIDFSNCSVPKKLDFTGCDVPPFPYTMMEKRPLCEPSAKVDESSQ
- the si:ch1073-44g3.1 gene encoding UPF0461 protein C5orf24 homolog isoform X2, coding for MMHQVTSSNSDFCMSELAEDCHPASHFDLCSTQSNKFYPSPTTPGLQLSLASLAPLPQGMHKAMVCQMQDTQNDFQPQTVRIRGSEAAGPDGSKKKKGTAKSGRRGRPSGTTKSAGYRTSTGRPLGTTRAAGFKTSPGRPLGTTKAAGYKVSPGRPPGSIKSLARLKKLEFGCDSAKKIDFSNCSVPKKLDFTGCDVPPFPYTMMEKRPLCEPSAKVDESSQ